A single genomic interval of Christensenellaceae bacterium 44-20 harbors:
- the gatB gene encoding Asp-tRNA(Asn)/Glu-tRNA(Gln) amidotransferase subunit GatB, giving the protein MKKEFEMVIGVEVHVELKTQSKIFCGCSTAFGAQPNTQCCPVCMGMPGVLPVLNEKVVEYAVRAGLATNCEIAEFSKQDRKNYFYPDLPKAYQISQYDLPLCQHGYLDIDCGAPKRIGITRIHIEEDAGKLVHTAGGETLCDYNRCGVPLIEIVSEPDLRSAEEVNAFLRKLRAILIYTGVSDCKMQEGSMRCDVNLSVRKKGEQALGTRTEMKNLNSFQFIAKAIEYEFARQVQAVEAGETITQETRRFDQSLGKTFSMRSKEDADDYRYFPDPDLVPIVVSRQEVSRIAASIPELPDARKARYIKRYQIAPADAEILVSEREVADYFEQAAEQCAYPKALSALMLGEVFRLLGAETAIPIPPEHLAQLAEFVGQEKISAAAAKKAVAALWEEQEEPSAYLDRMELWQQSDEGVLEPIARSAVRQCEKSVADYKRGKKQAIGAIIGKAMAETGGRGNAAILRRLIERILEE; this is encoded by the coding sequence ATGAAAAAAGAGTTTGAGATGGTCATTGGAGTGGAAGTGCATGTGGAACTGAAAACGCAGAGCAAGATTTTCTGCGGCTGTTCCACGGCCTTTGGTGCCCAGCCCAATACGCAGTGCTGCCCGGTCTGCATGGGGATGCCGGGGGTGCTGCCCGTGCTCAATGAGAAGGTGGTGGAATACGCGGTGCGGGCTGGCCTTGCGACGAATTGCGAGATTGCGGAGTTTTCCAAGCAGGATCGCAAAAACTATTTCTACCCGGATCTGCCCAAGGCGTACCAGATCTCGCAATACGATCTGCCCCTCTGCCAGCATGGCTATCTGGATATCGACTGCGGGGCGCCAAAGCGCATCGGCATCACCCGCATTCATATTGAGGAAGACGCGGGCAAGCTGGTGCATACGGCCGGCGGGGAGACGCTGTGCGATTACAACCGCTGCGGCGTGCCGCTCATCGAGATTGTCTCCGAGCCGGATCTGCGCTCGGCCGAGGAAGTCAACGCATTTCTGCGCAAGCTTCGGGCAATCCTCATCTATACCGGCGTATCCGACTGCAAAATGCAGGAGGGCTCCATGCGCTGCGATGTCAACCTCTCTGTCCGCAAAAAGGGAGAGCAGGCCCTTGGCACGCGCACCGAGATGAAAAACCTCAACTCCTTCCAGTTTATCGCCAAGGCCATCGAATATGAATTCGCAAGGCAGGTGCAGGCGGTGGAGGCGGGAGAGACCATCACTCAGGAGACGCGGCGGTTCGATCAGAGCCTGGGGAAAACCTTCTCCATGCGCAGCAAGGAGGATGCCGACGATTACCGCTATTTCCCCGATCCGGATCTGGTGCCCATTGTGGTCAGCCGGCAGGAGGTTTCCCGCATTGCCGCCAGCATCCCGGAGTTGCCGGATGCCCGCAAGGCGCGGTATATAAAGCGATATCAAATTGCCCCGGCAGATGCGGAGATTTTGGTCAGCGAGCGGGAGGTTGCGGATTATTTCGAGCAGGCAGCAGAACAATGCGCCTATCCCAAAGCGCTTTCGGCGCTGATGCTGGGAGAGGTGTTCCGGCTGTTGGGAGCAGAGACGGCGATCCCCATCCCGCCGGAGCATCTGGCGCAGTTGGCCGAGTTCGTGGGCCAGGAGAAGATCAGTGCGGCGGCGGCGAAAAAGGCTGTTGCGGCCCTCTGGGAGGAGCAGGAAGAGCCATCGGCATATCTTGATCGCATGGAGCTCTGGCAGCAGAGCGATGAGGGCGTTTTGGAGCCCATTGCCAGAAGCGCTGTGCGGCAATGCGAAAAATCTGTGGCCGACTATAAGCGGGGCAAGAAACAGGCGATTGGCGCCATCATCGGCAAGGCCATGGCCGAGACGGGCGGCAGAGGCAATGCGGCCATCTTGCGCAGGCTGATAGAGAGAATATTAGAGGAATAG
- the gatA gene encoding Asp-tRNA(Asn)/Glu-tRNA(Gln) amidotransferase subunit GatA, producing MSDILKLSAYEMRQEMEQGRLSALEATEAYLAEIRKREPEVGAYLLVEEERAKAQAQSIDARRAKGERLGALAGIPMALKDNLCTKGIRTTCASRMLEHFIPPYDAFAVEKLRDSVLLGKLNMDEFAMGSSTENSYFHPTKNPANLEHVPGGSSGGSAAAVAAGEAAFSLGSDTGGSIRQPAAFCGVVGMKPTYGAVSRYGLIAFASSLDQIGPLTRDVRDSALVLSAIAGHDRRDATSVAREYGDYGAKLGKSIRGMKIAVPEEFFGEGLQGEIRQSILTAAKTMERQGAEIVQVSMPALKNALPAYYVISSAEASSNLARFDGIKYGFRSENFEGIEQLYERSHSEGFGAEVKRRIMLGSFVLSAGYYDAYYKKALEVRTLIGREFERVLEQCDMILAPVAPTTAYRLGEKTGDPLQMYLGDIYTVPVNIAGLPALSLPCGRDAEGLPIGMQLIGRAFGEAELYQAAYAFEQEKGAAR from the coding sequence ATGAGCGATATTTTAAAGCTTAGCGCATATGAGATGCGGCAGGAGATGGAGCAGGGCCGCCTGAGCGCGCTGGAGGCCACAGAGGCATACCTGGCGGAGATTAGAAAAAGAGAGCCGGAAGTGGGCGCATATCTTCTGGTAGAGGAGGAGCGCGCCAAAGCGCAGGCGCAGAGCATCGATGCGCGCCGGGCCAAAGGCGAGCGGCTGGGGGCGCTGGCGGGCATCCCCATGGCGCTCAAGGATAACCTCTGCACCAAGGGCATCCGGACGACCTGCGCCTCCCGGATGCTGGAGCATTTTATTCCGCCCTACGATGCGTTTGCCGTGGAAAAACTGCGGGACAGCGTACTGCTGGGCAAACTGAATATGGATGAATTCGCCATGGGCTCCAGCACAGAAAACTCCTATTTTCATCCAACCAAAAACCCGGCAAACCTGGAGCATGTTCCAGGGGGAAGCTCGGGGGGGAGTGCCGCGGCAGTCGCGGCGGGGGAAGCGGCCTTTTCGCTGGGCTCGGATACGGGCGGCTCCATCCGCCAGCCGGCGGCTTTTTGCGGCGTGGTCGGCATGAAGCCGACGTATGGCGCAGTCTCGCGCTATGGCCTCATCGCCTTTGCCTCTTCGCTGGATCAGATTGGGCCGCTGACCAGAGACGTCCGGGATTCGGCGCTGGTGCTTTCGGCCATTGCCGGGCACGATAGGCGGGATGCGACCAGCGTTGCGCGCGAATACGGGGACTACGGCGCGAAGCTGGGGAAATCCATTCGGGGCATGAAAATCGCGGTGCCCGAGGAGTTCTTTGGGGAAGGGCTGCAAGGCGAGATTCGCCAGAGCATTCTGACCGCGGCCAAAACCATGGAGCGGCAGGGGGCGGAGATCGTGCAGGTGAGCATGCCGGCGCTGAAAAACGCCCTGCCTGCCTACTACGTTATCTCATCCGCAGAGGCTTCTTCCAACCTGGCGCGGTTCGACGGCATCAAATACGGCTTCCGCTCGGAAAACTTTGAGGGAATCGAGCAGCTCTATGAGCGCTCCCACAGTGAAGGATTTGGCGCAGAAGTCAAGCGCAGGATCATGCTGGGCAGTTTTGTCCTGTCGGCAGGTTACTACGACGCTTATTATAAGAAGGCGCTGGAGGTGCGCACGCTGATTGGGCGGGAGTTTGAGCGCGTATTGGAGCAATGCGATATGATTCTCGCTCCCGTCGCCCCGACGACGGCCTACCGCCTGGGGGAGAAAACCGGAGATCCGCTCCAGATGTATCTGGGGGATATCTACACGGTGCCCGTCAATATTGCCGGCCTGCCTGCGCTCTCGCTGCCCTGCGGCAGGGATGCGGAGGGGCTTCCCATCGGGATGCAGCTCATCGGCAGGGCTTTTGGCGAGGCGGAACTATATCAGGCGGCATACGCTTTTGAGCAGGAAAAGGGGGCGGCAAGATGA
- the aspS gene encoding aspartate--tRNA ligase, which produces MRRTKYCGEFTEDYVGQRATAAGWVAAKRDMGGVIFLDLRDREGVLQVVCNMDLLGEGFAQAETLRNESVIEVWGKIEIRDEQTYNPKLKTGTIELRAEGLKILSVSKALPFQLADAAGVKEELRLKHRYLDLRREQMQKNLRFRHKLARAVRDYLDGAGFIEVETPILTKSTPEGARDYLVPSRVHPGAFYALPQSPQIFKQLLMVGGMDKYYQIARCFRDEDLRADRQPEFTQVDMELSFVEQEDVLAHLEQMFKSLMRSVMGIELAEKFPRLTWQQAMDLYGTDKPDLRFGLPIIELTEIARDCSFGVFRSVAEAGGVVRALCIPGGAAFTRSTIEELTAKAQRLGAKGMAWIALREDGEVYSILTKYFKPEEIRAIIEKTGAQPGDFILFCADQLATARRVLGGLRLALADLLGLRKEGEYQFLLVTDFPEFEYSQEERRYVATHHPFTMPYPEDLQYLKTAPEKVRAQAYDVVLNGTELGSGSIRIHDQAVQQTMFQALGFSEEQIQEKFGFLVDAFGYGTPPHGGFAFGLDRLAMLLLGAESLRDVTAFPKTKDAACPMTLAPDYVSEEQLEVLGLGQSFREEGKQAQKRSKKRVDVKKVARLSKLALSPEEEQKMEGELSAIIAFADQLAEIDTAGVPPTAHVVPMQNVLRRDEVLPSMPREQLLENAPSAQDGYLMVPQVIE; this is translated from the coding sequence ATGAGAAGGACGAAATATTGCGGAGAATTTACGGAAGACTATGTCGGCCAGCGGGCGACGGCGGCTGGATGGGTGGCGGCCAAGCGGGATATGGGCGGCGTCATTTTCCTGGATTTGCGGGATAGGGAGGGCGTTTTGCAGGTGGTCTGCAATATGGATCTGCTGGGCGAAGGTTTTGCCCAGGCGGAGACACTCCGAAATGAATCCGTCATCGAGGTTTGGGGAAAAATTGAGATCCGCGATGAGCAGACGTATAACCCAAAGCTCAAAACCGGGACGATTGAACTGCGGGCCGAGGGGCTCAAAATTCTTTCGGTCTCCAAAGCGCTGCCCTTTCAGCTGGCTGATGCGGCGGGCGTCAAGGAGGAACTGCGGCTCAAACACCGCTATCTGGATTTGCGCCGGGAACAGATGCAAAAAAACCTGCGTTTCCGCCATAAGCTGGCCAGAGCCGTGCGGGATTATCTGGACGGGGCCGGCTTTATCGAGGTAGAAACGCCCATTCTAACCAAGAGCACGCCCGAAGGCGCGCGGGACTATCTGGTACCCAGCCGGGTGCACCCCGGAGCGTTTTATGCGCTGCCCCAGTCGCCGCAGATTTTCAAGCAGCTGCTCATGGTGGGCGGCATGGATAAATACTACCAGATTGCCCGGTGCTTTAGGGATGAGGATTTGCGGGCAGACCGCCAGCCGGAATTCACCCAGGTGGATATGGAGCTCTCCTTCGTGGAGCAGGAGGATGTGCTTGCGCACCTAGAGCAGATGTTCAAATCCCTCATGCGAAGCGTTATGGGCATCGAACTTGCGGAAAAATTTCCGCGGCTGACCTGGCAGCAGGCCATGGATCTCTACGGGACGGATAAGCCGGATTTGCGTTTTGGCCTGCCCATCATCGAGCTGACGGAGATCGCAAGGGATTGCAGTTTTGGCGTATTCCGCAGTGTCGCCGAGGCAGGGGGCGTGGTGCGCGCGCTCTGCATTCCGGGCGGCGCGGCCTTTACCCGCAGTACCATTGAGGAGCTCACGGCCAAGGCTCAGCGGCTGGGCGCCAAGGGCATGGCGTGGATCGCACTGCGGGAAGACGGCGAGGTTTACTCGATTTTGACCAAGTATTTTAAGCCGGAGGAGATTCGGGCCATCATAGAGAAAACCGGCGCGCAGCCGGGTGATTTCATCCTGTTCTGCGCGGATCAGCTGGCGACAGCGCGCCGGGTGCTGGGCGGACTGCGGCTGGCGCTGGCGGATCTGCTGGGCCTGCGCAAAGAGGGAGAGTATCAGTTCCTGCTGGTCACGGATTTCCCGGAGTTTGAATATTCTCAGGAGGAGCGCCGCTATGTGGCGACGCACCACCCCTTCACTATGCCCTATCCGGAGGACTTGCAGTATCTCAAAACCGCGCCGGAGAAGGTGCGAGCCCAGGCTTACGACGTCGTGCTCAACGGGACCGAGCTGGGCAGCGGCAGTATCCGCATCCACGATCAGGCAGTTCAGCAGACCATGTTCCAGGCGCTGGGCTTTTCGGAGGAGCAGATTCAGGAAAAATTCGGGTTTTTGGTGGATGCCTTTGGCTATGGGACGCCGCCGCACGGCGGGTTTGCCTTTGGGTTAGACCGCCTGGCCATGCTGCTTTTGGGGGCGGAATCGTTGCGGGATGTTACGGCTTTCCCCAAGACCAAAGATGCCGCCTGCCCGATGACGCTGGCGCCGGATTACGTCAGCGAAGAACAGCTGGAGGTGCTGGGGCTGGGGCAGAGCTTCCGGGAAGAGGGGAAGCAGGCGCAGAAGCGCAGTAAAAAGCGGGTGGACGTGAAAAAAGTCGCCCGGCTTTCCAAGCTGGCGCTTTCCCCCGAGGAGGAACAGAAGATGGAGGGCGAGCTCTCTGCCATTATCGCCTTTGCAGATCAGTTGGCGGAGATAGATACAGCGGGCGTGCCGCCCACGGCGCACGTCGTCCCCATGCAGAACGTGCTGCGAAGGGATGAGGTTCTGCCCAGTATGCCAAGGGAGCAGCTGCTGGAAAATGCGCCCAGCGCGCAGGATGGGTATCTGATGGTTCCCCAGGTGATCGAATAG
- a CDS encoding DMT family transporter: MKEKQMKKWSSLALFVAAIIWGGTFFIVKNTVDAFPPNLLLAWRFSIAFVLLGLVCFHCWKKLDWGYLWRGALMGLLLFLAYCVQTIGIQFTTPGKNAFLTAVYCVIVPFLYWLTEKKAPDLYNISAALLCILGIGLISLTDDFSIGIGDGLTLLGGVFYAVHMVVVAKASRGRDAILLTILQFGTAAVCSWTSAALFETTSVQAGAEAIWAVIFLGVAATGGGMLLQTIGQKYTHPATASIILSLESVFGVLFSVLFYGEKMTGKLAAGFILVFIAVIISETKLQFLRKNGKPIQQENAAEE; encoded by the coding sequence ATGAAAGAAAAGCAAATGAAAAAATGGTCTTCTCTGGCGCTGTTTGTCGCGGCGATCATCTGGGGAGGGACTTTTTTTATCGTCAAAAACACCGTGGATGCCTTTCCGCCCAACCTGCTTTTGGCGTGGCGGTTTTCCATCGCGTTTGTGCTGCTGGGGCTGGTATGCTTTCACTGCTGGAAGAAGCTGGATTGGGGCTATCTCTGGCGGGGCGCGCTGATGGGCCTCTTGCTCTTTTTGGCTTACTGCGTGCAGACTATCGGCATTCAGTTTACCACTCCGGGCAAAAATGCGTTTTTGACAGCGGTTTATTGCGTCATCGTGCCCTTTCTCTATTGGCTGACCGAGAAGAAGGCGCCGGATCTCTATAACATTTCCGCCGCGCTTCTCTGCATTTTGGGCATTGGGCTGATTTCCCTGACAGACGATTTTTCCATTGGCATCGGCGATGGGCTGACACTGCTGGGCGGCGTATTTTACGCGGTGCATATGGTCGTCGTGGCCAAGGCATCCCGGGGCAGAGACGCGATTCTGCTGACGATCCTGCAATTTGGCACAGCGGCTGTTTGTTCCTGGACCTCTGCCGCGCTGTTCGAGACGACCAGCGTGCAGGCTGGCGCGGAGGCCATCTGGGCAGTCATCTTCCTGGGCGTTGCGGCCACAGGCGGCGGCATGCTGCTGCAAACCATCGGGCAGAAATATACGCACCCGGCCACGGCTTCCATCATTTTGAGCCTGGAATCCGTGTTCGGCGTGCTGTTCTCCGTGCTGTTCTACGGCGAAAAAATGACAGGAAAGCTTGCGGCAGGATTCATATTGGTGTTTATCGCCGTCATCATCTCCGAGACAAAATTACAGTTTCTACGCAAAAACGGCAAGCCTATTCAGCAGGAAAATGCAGCCGAAGAGTGA